From the Terriglobales bacterium genome, the window CGTACCAAGCACAAAGGGACGACCTCCAACCTGAGTGCAGCCGGAGTGTTCATCCGCGCCGATGCCTCTCTGGCCGTGGGCTCGACGGTGGAATTCGACATCACCCTGCCGCCTGAAGTCACGGGCACCACCAAGCCGGTGGAGATCCGCTGTCGCGGCCGCGTGGTACGGGCGGAGGCCAAGGCGGGCGCGGGCAAGAAGAAGGCCGACAAGAAGGGCGGCGTGGCCTGCGTCATCGACCACTACAAGTTCATCCGCAAGTGAGGCGCGCCGAAGAGTCATGATCAAGCTGATACTGGCGGACAGCCAGGCGATCTTCCGGGCGGGCGCGGCCAAAGTGCTGGCCGTGGAAGACGACGTGCGCGTGGTCGCGCAGGCGCAGACGGT encodes:
- a CDS encoding PilZ domain-containing protein — its product is MSEARTGKRFPLQLPITIREGKSRTKHKGTTSNLSAAGVFIRADASLAVGSTVEFDITLPPEVTGTTKPVEIRCRGRVVRAEAKAGAGKKKADKKGGVACVIDHYKFIRK